One segment of Rhinatrema bivittatum chromosome 14, aRhiBiv1.1, whole genome shotgun sequence DNA contains the following:
- the SLC29A4 gene encoding equilibrative nucleoside transporter 4 isoform X2 has translation MGSVRGEHFKDVSPAVTPEGNVVMSFSFDSYQLEEEDLQAKGKQAKGILTFMEPVTEDPEPQDRYHGIYFAMLLAGVGFLLPYNSFITDVDYLHHKYAGTSIVFDMSLTYILVALVAVILNNALVEMLSLHTRITVGYLFALGPLLFVSICDVWLDLFSLRQAYAVNLVAVGVVAFGCTVQQSSFYGYTGMLPKRYTQGVMTGESTAGVIISLSRIFTKLLLSDETENTIIFFFISIGMELTCFILHLLVRRTHFVRYYTARSREDAPQVKGVVSHGTGYRVHHDTVTEEENGAQGDSPQGSLGHEAELSGSGAYVRFDVPRPKVRRSWPSFRDMILHRHIVSRIIWAYMLSIAMTYFITLCLFPGLESEIRNCTLGEWLPILIMAIFNLSDFVGKILAALPYDWRGTHLLLCSCLRVVFIPLFIMCVYPNGQPAFSHPAWPCIFSLLMGISNGYFGSVPMILAAGKVSPEQRELAGNTMTVSYMTGLTLGSAVAYFAYSLTSMSHNTCFHTDIYNSSLTVGY, from the exons ATGGGTTCGGTGAGGGGCGAGCACTTTAAGGACGTCAGCCCCGCAGTGACTCCCGAGGGCAACGTGGTGATGAGCTTCAGCTTTGACAGCTACCAGCTGGAAGAAGAGGACCTGCAGGCGAAGGGGAAGCAGGCGAAGGGCATCCTTACCTTCATGGAGCCAG TCACCGAagatcctgagccacaggatcgGTACCACGGGATTTACTTTGCCATGCTGCTCGCAGGCGTCGGGTTTCTCCTGCCCTATAACAGCTTTATCACGGATGTAGACTATTTACATCACAAGTATGCAG GGACCTCCATTGTGTTTGACATGAGCCTTACGTACATTCTGGTAGCCTTAGTTGCTGTCATCCTGAACAATGCGCTGGTGGAAATGTTAAGTCTGCACACCCGAATCACTGTGG GTTACCTCTTTGCCCTGGGTCCTCTCCTGTTTGTCAGCATTTGTGATGTCTGGCTGGACCTCTTCTCCTTGAGGCAAGCCTATGCCGTTAACTTGGTGGCTGTGGGTGTAGTTGCCTTTGGATGCACAG TGCAGCAATCCAGTTTCTATGGTTACACCGGGATGCTTCCCAAGCGATACACCCAAGGAGTGATGACTGGGGAAA GCACTGCTGGGGTAATCATCTCCCTCAGCCGTATCTTCACAAAACTCCTCTTGTCAGATGAAACGGAGAACACCATCATTTTCTTCTTCATCTCCATCGGCATGGAGCTCACGTGCTTCATCTTGCATCTGCTGGTGAGGCGGACCCACTTCGTTAGGTATTACACTGCCCGATCCCGAGAAGACGCCCCACAAGTCAAAGGCGTTGTGAGTCATGGGACTGGCTACCGCGTTCATCATGACACTGTTACAGAGGAA gaaaatGGAGCACAGGGAGATTCACCCCAGGGTAGTCTGGGGCATGAAGCAGAGCTGTCTGGCAGTGGAGCCTACGTAAGGTTTGATGTTCCCAGACCCAAAGTCAGAAGGAGCTGGCCAAGTTTCAGAG ACATGATACTGCATCGGCACATTGTCTCGAGAATTATCTGGGCCTACATGCTCTCCATAGCAATGACCTATTTCATCACCCTGTGCCTCTTTCCTGGACTGGAGTCGGAAATCCGCAACTGCACGCTTGGGGAGTGGCTCCCCATCCTCATCATGGCCATCTTCAACCTCTCAGACTTTGTGGGCAAG ATCTTGGCTGCATTGCCCTATGATTGGAGGGGCACCCACCTTCTCCTCTGCTCCTGCCTGAGAGTGGTTTTCATCCCTCTCTTTATTATGTGCGTTTATCCGAATGGCCAACCGGCCTTTAGTCACCCTGCATGGCCATGCATCTTCTCTCTCCTAATGGGCATCAGTAATGGCTACTTTGGCAGCGTGCCAATGATCTTGGCTGCTGGCAAAGTGAGTCCCGAGCAACGTGAGTTGGCAG gTAACACCATGACGGTGTCCTATATGACGGGACTAACCTTAGGATCGGCTGTCGCCTACTTTGCTTATAGCCTCACCAGTATGTCTCACAATACCTGCTTCCACACTGACATCTACAACAGTTCTCTTACCGTAGGTTATTGA
- the SLC29A4 gene encoding equilibrative nucleoside transporter 4 isoform X1: MGSVRGEHFKDVSPAVTPEGNVVMSFSFDSYQLEEEDLQAKGKQAKGILTFMEPVTEDPEPQDRYHGIYFAMLLAGVGFLLPYNSFITDVDYLHHKYAGTSIVFDMSLTYILVALVAVILNNALVEMLSLHTRITVGYLFALGPLLFVSICDVWLDLFSLRQAYAVNLVAVGVVAFGCTVQQSSFYGYTGMLPKRYTQGVMTGESTAGVIISLSRIFTKLLLSDETENTIIFFFISIGMELTCFILHLLVRRTHFVRYYTARSREDAPQVKGVVSHGTGYRVHHDTVTEEVRFENGAQGDSPQGSLGHEAELSGSGAYVRFDVPRPKVRRSWPSFRDMILHRHIVSRIIWAYMLSIAMTYFITLCLFPGLESEIRNCTLGEWLPILIMAIFNLSDFVGKILAALPYDWRGTHLLLCSCLRVVFIPLFIMCVYPNGQPAFSHPAWPCIFSLLMGISNGYFGSVPMILAAGKVSPEQRELAGNTMTVSYMTGLTLGSAVAYFAYSLTSMSHNTCFHTDIYNSSLTVGY; encoded by the exons ATGGGTTCGGTGAGGGGCGAGCACTTTAAGGACGTCAGCCCCGCAGTGACTCCCGAGGGCAACGTGGTGATGAGCTTCAGCTTTGACAGCTACCAGCTGGAAGAAGAGGACCTGCAGGCGAAGGGGAAGCAGGCGAAGGGCATCCTTACCTTCATGGAGCCAG TCACCGAagatcctgagccacaggatcgGTACCACGGGATTTACTTTGCCATGCTGCTCGCAGGCGTCGGGTTTCTCCTGCCCTATAACAGCTTTATCACGGATGTAGACTATTTACATCACAAGTATGCAG GGACCTCCATTGTGTTTGACATGAGCCTTACGTACATTCTGGTAGCCTTAGTTGCTGTCATCCTGAACAATGCGCTGGTGGAAATGTTAAGTCTGCACACCCGAATCACTGTGG GTTACCTCTTTGCCCTGGGTCCTCTCCTGTTTGTCAGCATTTGTGATGTCTGGCTGGACCTCTTCTCCTTGAGGCAAGCCTATGCCGTTAACTTGGTGGCTGTGGGTGTAGTTGCCTTTGGATGCACAG TGCAGCAATCCAGTTTCTATGGTTACACCGGGATGCTTCCCAAGCGATACACCCAAGGAGTGATGACTGGGGAAA GCACTGCTGGGGTAATCATCTCCCTCAGCCGTATCTTCACAAAACTCCTCTTGTCAGATGAAACGGAGAACACCATCATTTTCTTCTTCATCTCCATCGGCATGGAGCTCACGTGCTTCATCTTGCATCTGCTGGTGAGGCGGACCCACTTCGTTAGGTATTACACTGCCCGATCCCGAGAAGACGCCCCACAAGTCAAAGGCGTTGTGAGTCATGGGACTGGCTACCGCGTTCATCATGACACTGTTACAGAGGAAGTAAGATTT gaaaatGGAGCACAGGGAGATTCACCCCAGGGTAGTCTGGGGCATGAAGCAGAGCTGTCTGGCAGTGGAGCCTACGTAAGGTTTGATGTTCCCAGACCCAAAGTCAGAAGGAGCTGGCCAAGTTTCAGAG ACATGATACTGCATCGGCACATTGTCTCGAGAATTATCTGGGCCTACATGCTCTCCATAGCAATGACCTATTTCATCACCCTGTGCCTCTTTCCTGGACTGGAGTCGGAAATCCGCAACTGCACGCTTGGGGAGTGGCTCCCCATCCTCATCATGGCCATCTTCAACCTCTCAGACTTTGTGGGCAAG ATCTTGGCTGCATTGCCCTATGATTGGAGGGGCACCCACCTTCTCCTCTGCTCCTGCCTGAGAGTGGTTTTCATCCCTCTCTTTATTATGTGCGTTTATCCGAATGGCCAACCGGCCTTTAGTCACCCTGCATGGCCATGCATCTTCTCTCTCCTAATGGGCATCAGTAATGGCTACTTTGGCAGCGTGCCAATGATCTTGGCTGCTGGCAAAGTGAGTCCCGAGCAACGTGAGTTGGCAG gTAACACCATGACGGTGTCCTATATGACGGGACTAACCTTAGGATCGGCTGTCGCCTACTTTGCTTATAGCCTCACCAGTATGTCTCACAATACCTGCTTCCACACTGACATCTACAACAGTTCTCTTACCGTAGGTTATTGA